From Candidatus Cloacimonadota bacterium, one genomic window encodes:
- a CDS encoding DMT family transporter, producing the protein EKNLNPAKGIFLVIIAFLGFSIMSAFIKECSVEGLKTQEIMFFQNFIALIVILPWVFRDKKHSLKPKNSKLVFGRAIIGLLSMYFYFFAVKLIPLVDATLLQSTTPIFIPIIAFFVFRKKISLKILFVMITGFIGVTMVLHPERGFLNPGDLIALFSGFLSALSTVIIKILDDKNEPVKIVMFYYLAITTVIMGIWTIPTWSTPHGILWLYLLVSGVFYAMFQLLLILSVKYASTTTISPFIYLAVVFSGIIDWIIWNEVPELITVFGALIVIISAVISTIHHTKHNIPMHYK; encoded by the coding sequence TGATCATTGCCTTTCTGGGGTTTTCCATCATGTCCGCATTCATAAAAGAATGTTCGGTTGAAGGTTTGAAAACTCAGGAAATTATGTTCTTCCAAAATTTTATAGCTCTTATTGTAATCCTCCCATGGGTGTTCCGTGACAAGAAACACAGCTTAAAACCAAAGAATTCCAAACTCGTTTTCGGAAGAGCAATTATCGGACTTCTTTCGATGTATTTCTACTTCTTCGCAGTAAAACTCATTCCCCTTGTTGATGCCACCCTCTTGCAAAGTACCACCCCGATCTTCATTCCTATTATTGCATTTTTTGTATTTCGCAAAAAAATCTCGCTAAAAATTTTGTTTGTGATGATCACCGGATTTATCGGGGTAACAATGGTGTTACATCCGGAAAGAGGTTTTTTAAATCCGGGAGATCTTATCGCACTTTTCTCAGGATTCCTCTCAGCACTTTCTACGGTAATTATCAAGATACTGGATGATAAAAATGAACCGGTGAAAATCGTTATGTTTTATTATCTCGCTATCACAACAGTGATTATGGGCATATGGACAATTCCCACATGGAGCACCCCGCATGGCATTTTATGGTTATATCTTCTTGTGAGCGGTGTGTTTTATGCCATGTTCCAGTTGCTACTTATCCTTTCGGTAAAATATGCATCCACAACCACAATTTCCCCCTTTATCTATCTTGCCGTTGTATTCTCAGGTATTATTGACTGGATTATTTGGAATGAAGTTCCGGAATTAATTACTGTGTTCGGTGCGTTGATTGTTATTATTTCTGCGGTTATATCAACTATTCATCATACGAAACATAACATTCCAATGCATTATAAATAA